The following proteins are co-located in the Deferribacter autotrophicus genome:
- a CDS encoding GDP-mannose 4,6-dehydratase — protein MKILLTGAAGFIGYFTTKKLLEEGHEVIGIDNLNDYYDVRLKEYRKNELEKYDNFTFIRVDISNFEALSVIFQTYKFDAIINLAARAGVRYSIVNPFVYYETNSTGTVNLLELAKNYEVNKFVLASTSSLYAGQPMPFTEDKPVNTPISPYAASKKSAEVTCYTYHFYYGIDVSVVRYFTVYGPAGRPDMSVFRFISQIYNEQPIIIYGDGSQSRDFTFVEDIAAGTVKALKPVGYEIINLGNNSPNKLSEVIEKIEELLGKKAIKEFKPFHKADMMATWADITKAKTLLNWQPQVDINEGLEKTVKWFLDNKEFAFNIKLTE, from the coding sequence ATGAAAATATTATTAACGGGTGCTGCAGGGTTTATCGGTTATTTCACCACTAAAAAATTATTAGAAGAAGGACATGAAGTCATAGGCATAGATAATCTAAATGATTACTATGACGTCAGATTAAAAGAATACAGAAAAAATGAGCTTGAGAAATATGATAATTTTACATTTATAAGGGTAGATATATCAAATTTTGAAGCTTTATCTGTTATTTTCCAGACCTATAAATTTGATGCCATAATAAATCTTGCAGCACGAGCTGGGGTAAGATACAGCATTGTAAACCCTTTTGTATATTATGAGACAAACTCTACCGGGACAGTAAACCTTTTAGAACTAGCCAAAAATTACGAAGTAAATAAATTTGTCCTTGCATCCACATCAAGTCTCTATGCAGGCCAACCGATGCCTTTTACCGAAGATAAGCCGGTAAACACACCTATTTCCCCTTATGCTGCATCAAAAAAATCAGCGGAAGTAACCTGCTATACATATCATTTTTATTATGGAATTGATGTAAGTGTAGTGCGCTATTTTACAGTATATGGACCTGCAGGAAGACCAGATATGAGTGTTTTCAGATTCATCTCACAAATATACAATGAACAGCCTATTATAATTTATGGAGATGGTTCACAATCAAGGGATTTTACCTTTGTAGAAGACATAGCTGCAGGAACTGTAAAAGCACTAAAACCAGTCGGATATGAAATAATAAACCTTGGAAATAATAGTCCGAACAAATTAAGTGAAGTAATTGAAAAAATTGAAGAATTGCTTGGGAAAAAAGCAATAAAAGAATTTAAACCATTTCATAAAGCTGATATGATGGCCACATGGGCAGACATCACAAAGGCAAAAACCCTACTAAACTGGCAACCCCAAGTTGACATTAATGAAGGGCTAGAAAAAACCGTTAAATGGTTTTTAGACAACAAAGAATTCGCCTTTAA